In Colletotrichum higginsianum IMI 349063 chromosome 3, whole genome shotgun sequence, a genomic segment contains:
- a CDS encoding Mis6 domain-containing protein — MSVVRPLSAKMASPTDNMSLDRPTDDIPLLIRDLVDASGLPAKRRATSIKPTVEKIAASAYDSGLLPEPLSELIDLLTRPNHLDQASLNTLVKNLYPATRLSSDAVLRVVGCLGHGELKPSLVLQSNILKWLIMVYHVIEKPAILSQAYAVLFNLLDTAAIRLNLSRSTGNDPALTGLLRVYKDYYPEIIVSDALRGRASTFKHPDTEWRGRLDQIQRDHSQRAAEAAGQPRNGFSVNHLALRARGGKAFNLPSVHTSEATENSVTLEEIDNADRLAQSIEKIELPNQLAAVLADPLLQKFIALKKDDAVSKRVVHWIEAVLEDVLNGNADDKLFKETMEILEEYVSRVKETPPVVLSFLAKLFTTWNGVDARAPIMSILQYAPLVAFDGLYNTILKPLEECLPPTSESQLALLRLYENLVRRWTFVLRSFDQIPIDVPFDAFYDVMEHAGIVALNLVQASPSVAVHGGVLDLYEQSAASISDSVLQPLLRIANPPAELVYLVFFSHSLANVSRLCTVLATYKKGFELAMARRQPTMYAPNYVNHFNGFLMDICNCLWRGKAFNDGDKNALGCLNARPVTLRLQRYVEDLVMDLMLPTLFGFSFSPLLSFQAIECIRELEDREVAVDENALSTRHAGPVTANSLARLAEARGLRITWSEYRIIVLRALESKGLGGIPALMKNTMKVLMSSKSVA, encoded by the exons ATGTCCGTGGTCCGACCATTGTCGGCCAAAATGGCTTCTCCCACCGACAACATGTCACTAGACCGACCAACTGACGACATACCTCTCTTGATCCGGGACCTCGTAGACG CCTCCGGCCTACCGGCCAAACGGCGCGCTACCAGCATCAAGCCTACCGTGGAGAAGATTGCGGCCTCGGCCTATGACAGCGGGCTGCTGCCCGAGCCCCTGAGCGAACTCATCGACCTGCTGACGAGGCCGAACCATCTGGACCAGGCAAGCTTGAACACGCTGGTGAAGAATCTGTACCCTGCGACTCGGCTGTCCAGCGACGCCGTTTTGAGAGTAGTCGGATGTCTGGGGCACGGTGAACTGAAGCCCTCGCTAGTCCTGCAATCGAATATCCTCAAATGGTTGATCATGGTCTATCATGTCATCGAGAAGCCAGCCATCCTGTCGCAAGCATATGCTGTGCTGTTTAATCTGCTCGACACAGCTGCCATTCG ACTCAATCTATCGAGAAGCACAGGCAATGACCCCGCCCTGACAGGGCTTCTTCGGGTCTACAAAGATTACTACCCCGAAATCATTGTCAGCGATGCATTGCGAGGTAGGGCATCGACCTTCAAG CATCCTGACACGGAATGGCGAGGGAGACTCGACCAGATCCAAAGAGACCACTCGCAGCGTGCTGCTGAGGCAGCTGGCCAGCCTCGGAACGGCTTCAGTGTCAATCACCTGGCTTTGAGGGCCCGCGGCGGCAAAGCATTTAATCTTCCTTCTGTTCACACCTCAGAAGCTACAGAG AACTCTGTCACCCTGGAAGAGATTGACAATGCCGATCGCCTTGCTCAGTCGATCGAAAAGATCGAGCTCCCCAATCAGCTTGCAGCTGTGTTGGCGGATCCTCTACTTCAGAAATTCATTGCCCTGAAAAAGGATGATGCGGTTTCGAAACGCGTAGTTCATTGGATCGAAGCCGTTCTCGAGGACGTTCTCAACGGTaacgccgacgacaagctGTTCAAGGAGACAATGGAGATTCTCGAGGAATATGTGTCGCGCGTCAAG GAAACGCCACCTGTCGTCTTGAGCTTCCTTGCCAAACTTTTCACGACATGGAACGGCGTGGATGCCCGAGCCCCTATCATGAGCATTCTTCAGTACGCACCGCTGGTAGCATTTGATG GGTTATATAACACCATCCTAAAACCCCTGGAAGAGTGCCTCCCTCCCACATCCGAGTCTCAACTGGCTCTTCTCAGGCTCTATGAAAATCTCGTCCGCCGCTGGACCTTTGTCTTGCGTTCTTTCGACCAGATACCCATAGATGTACCCTTCGACGCCTTTTACGACGTCATGGAGCACGCAGGCATCGTCGCCCTTAACCTTGTTCAAGCCTCCCCGAGTGTCGCTGTCCATGGCGGCGTGCTTGATCTCTACGAACAAAGCGCCGCCAGCATCTCAGACTCAGTCCTCCAGCCCCTGCTCCGCATTGCCAACCCACCAGCCGAGCTCGTCTATCTCGTCTTCTTCAGCCACTCCCTCGCCAACGTTTCACGCCTATGCACTGTCCTGGCAACGTACAAGAAAGGCTTCGAATTGGCCATGGCTAGGCGCCAACCGACGATGTATGCCCCGAACTACGTGAACCACTTTAACGGATTCCTTATGGACATCTGCAACTGTCTCTGGCGTGGCAAGGCCTTCAATGACGGTGACAAGAACGCGCTGGGCTGCCTTAACGCCCGTCCTGTCACCCTGCGCCTGCAAAGATACGTCGAGGATCTTGTCATGGACCTCATGCTGCCGACACTGTTTGGGTTTTCGTTCTCGCCATTGTTGAGCTTTCAGGCCATCGAATGCATCCGCGAGCTCGAAGACCGTGAGGTGGCAGTGGACGAAAACGCCCTCTCCACACGCCACGCCGGACCAGTCACTGCCAACAGTCTAGCCAGATTGGCCGAGGCACGGGGTCTGCGCATTACGTGGTCCGAGTATAGGATCATTGTGCTGCGGGCGCTGGAGAGCAAGGGACTGGGCGGTATCCCGGCGCTGATGAAGAATACGATGAAGGTGCTCATGAGCTCAAAAAGTGTTGCTTAG
- a CDS encoding N-acetyltransferase: MRLNEHTGMSPPVRFLPSLKTRRQSSCRETAIVTPGVTLVPYEARHVERYHEWMSDPEIQEATASEPLTLEEEYENQQSWRTSHDKLTFIICQPLPVSSRTKTETLQAGDVDTPERMVGDINFFIYPSDDDDNDDDGDNDGATRIANETSYVGEVDVMIASKEHRGKGVGHAAVTTLLTYVHRNRARILAEHVNGEGKAGKGNAPELKGLMVKIKEGNSASIALFRRLGFVQKGEVNYFGEIQMVLRDLEEFVTSSAGEMAVLEYREVAYSR; the protein is encoded by the exons ATGAGGCTGAATGAACACACAGGCATGTCGCCCCCCGTCCGGTTCCTGCCCAGTCTAAAGACGAGAAGACAGTCGTCTTGCCGAGA GACAGCCATCGTGACGCCGGGGGTGACTCTGGTCCCCTACGAGGCGAGACATGTGGAGCGGTATCATGAGTGGATGAGTGACCCG GAAATCCAGGAAGCCACGGCCTCGGAACCGCTGACGCTCGAGGAAGAGTACGAAAACCAACAGTCATGGCGGACGTCACACGACAAGCTCACCTTCATCATCTGTCAACCGCTGCCTGTTTCGTCCAGAACGAAAACCGAGACGCTGCAGGCCGGGGATGTCGACACCCCGGAGCGCATGGTTGGCGACATCAACTTCTTCATCTACCCCagtgacgatgacgacaacgacgacgatggggacAACGACGGCGCGACTCGGATCGCGAACGAGACCTCGTacgtcggcgaggtggaTGTCATGATCGCATCCAAAGAGCATCGCGGCAAGGGCGTTGGACACGCCGCGGTGACGACGCTCCTAACATACGTGCACCGCAACAGGGCACGCATCCTGGCGGAGCacgtcaacggcgagggcaaggccggcaagggAAACGCACCAGAGCTCAAGGGCCTGATggtcaagatcaaggagggGAACTCGGCGAGCATCGCGCTGTTCCGGCGGCTGGGCTTCGTGCAGAAGGGGGAGGTGAATTACTTTGGGGAGATTCAGATGGTGTTGCGGGATCTGGAGGAGTTTGTGACGTCTTCTGCCGGCGAGATGGCCGTGCTGGAATATCGTGAGGTCGCATACTCGAGATGA
- a CDS encoding Methionyl-tRNA synthetase yields the protein MRPVRLPAALAFRRRYVPAVRPSWVCPSCSHGQTWRQRFMSSDSKSDKPYYVTTPIFYVNASPHVGHMYSMLLADVLKRWQVLKGRPAVLCTGTDEHGSKVQQAAARGGMAPKEFCDTTAEKFRDLAQAIGMDNDHFIRTTDPDHKDAVQYFWHLLKKRGYIYESKHEGWYCVSDECFYAAQEIERKVVPQTGRTVMASIESGNEVEWVEEKNYHFRMTALKGRLLEFYAANPDWIVPRTRMNEVIAWVSNNLEDLSISRPVQRLDWGVRVPDDPTQTIYVWVDALINYLTKAGFPGWQPGREHEGGWPADVHVIGKDIVRFHGVYWPALLMALDLPLPKQLLTHAHWTLGKRKMSKSLGNVVNPFFAIDRWGLDTMRYFMMRDGGIEKDADYENSFVMARYHKDLQSTLGNLVSRVARSKVWKVRDSVAWAGENSASLGQSFTESEALKALVNEMAATMSKHMDELDPNAAIRSVFSVLAETNKYISDRAPWELTNSTKTEDQAALHEIIYFTSETVRCAGILLQPIMPAKMGTLLDILGVQVDRRGFEHAAFGADLTTGVDCMTSIQQIPSTMGSLAFNSNKPWIETPCVRSAPLSRIAGCNIYLKLENLQPSGSFKSRGIGNFMVRAAESAPGADAHFYCSSGGNAGLACATSAIALKRKATIVVPMTTPALMISKLRLLGAHCIQIGENWAQADRYLREELLINDPAGVYVPPFDHPHVWDGASTIIDEVVLQTPQEVDINAVVCSVGGGGLLSGLAQGIARNEWFGRPTPTLMAVETVGADSLNASVRAGEHVTLPGITSIASSLGATRVATKAWEVARDTPGFHSVTVTDAEAATACVRFVDDARLAVEASCGATIATVYSGTLRKQLGHGVSDEEWAEKTIVLIVCGGSNVTMEILDGYRAKFGIAI from the exons ATGAGACCTGTGAGGCTTCCCGCAGCTTTGGCTTTCCGCCGTCGCTATGTGCCGGCGGTACGGCCATCGTGGGTCTGCCCATCATGCAGCCATGGCCAGACATGGCGACAACGGTTCATGAGCTCCGACAGCAAGAGCGACAAGCCATACTACGTGACGACGCCGATTTTCTACGTCAACGCAT CACCGCACGTCGGTCACATGTACTCGATGCTCCTTGCCGACGTCCTGAAGCGATGGCAAGTCCTCAAAGGCCGGCCTGCTGTTCTCTGCACCGGTACCGACGAGCACGGCTCCAAGGTgcagcaggcggcggcgcgaggtGGCATGGCACCCAAGGAGTTCTGCGATACAACGGCCGAGAAGTTCCGGGACCTGGCGCAGGCGATTGGCATGGATAATGACCACTTCATCCGTACGACGGACCCGGACCACAAAGATGCAGTGCAGTACTTCTGGCACCttctgaagaagaggggctACATTTACGAGTCCAAACATGAGGGATGGTACTGCGTCAGCGACGAGTGCTTCTATGCAGCCCAAGAGATCGAGCGAAAGGTGGTGCCGCAGACTGGGAGGACGGTGATGGCTTCGATCGAGTCCGGGAACGAGGTCGAGTGGGTAGAGGAGAAGAACTACCATTTCCGCATGACGGCGTTGAAGGGGAGGCTGTTAGAATTCTACGCGGCAAACCCGGACTGGATCGTGCCGAGGACGCGTATGAATGAGGTGATCGCCTGGGTGTCGAACAACCTCGAAGACCTCTCCATCTCGCGGCCGGTACAGAGGCTGGACTGGGGCGTGCGCGTGCCCGACGACCCGACGCAGACCATCTATGTATGGGTTGATGCGCTCATCAACTACCTCACCAAGGCAGGCTTCCCCGGGTGGCAACCGGGCCGCGAGCACGAGGGCGGATGGCCCGCGGACGTGCACGTCATCGGCAAAGACATTGTACGGTTCCACGGCGTGTACTGGCCAGCGCTTCTCATGGCGCTGGACCTGCCGCTGCCGAAACAGTTATTGACTCACGCGCACTGGACGTTGGGAAAGAGGAAGATGTCCAAGTCGCTGGGCAATGTGGTGAACCCGTTCTTCGCGATTGACCGCTGGGGATTGGACACAATGCGATACTTCATGAtgcgcgacggcggcatcgagaaGGATGCCGACTACGAGAACTCGTTCGTCATGGCGAGGTATCACAAGGACCTGCAGTCAACCCTGGGCAACCTAGTGAGCCGAGTCGCTAGGAGCAAGGTGTGGAAGGTCAGGGACTCGGTGGCATGGGCGGGTGAGAATAGCGCATCCTTGGGGCAGAGTTTCACAGAGAGCGAGGCGCTGAAGGCGCTAGTCAACGAGATGGCGGCCACCATGTCGAAGCACATGGACGAACTGGACCCCAACGCCGCAATACGCAGCGTTTTCAGCGTTCTCGCTGAG ACGAACAAGTACATCTCCGACAGGGCCCCATGGGAGCTGACCAATTCAACGAAGACCGAAGACCAGGCCGCACTGCATGAGATCATCTACTTCACCTCGGAGACCGTTCGCTGCGCGggcatcctcctccagcccATCATGCCGGCTAAGATGGGCACATTGCTGGACATCCTTGGTGTTCAGGTCGATAGGCGCGGGTTTGAGCACGCGGCATTTGGCGCGGACCTGAC GACTGGCGTCGATTGTATGA CGAGTATCCAGCAAATACCTTCTACCATGGGCTCACTCGCTTTCAACTCCAATAAGCCATGGATTGAGACACCATGCGTCCGATCGGCACCCCTCTCCCGCATAGCAGGATG CAACATCTACCTTAAGCTCGAGAACCTCCAGCCGTCGGGGTCTTTCAAGTCCCGCGGCATTGGGAACTTCATggtccgcgccgccgagtccgCCCCCGGAGCCGATGCTCACTTCTACTGCTCGTCCGGCGGcaacgccggcctcgcgTGCGCGACCTCGGCCATCGCCCTCAAGCGCAAGGCCACCATTGTCGTGCCTATGACAACGCCCGCCCTCATGATCTCCAAGCTGCGACTCCTGGGCGCACACTGCATCCAGATCGGCGAGAACTGGGCCCAGGCGGACCGCTACCTCCGTGAGGAGTTGCTAATCAACGACCCAGCGGGCGTCTACGTGCCGCCCTTTGATCACCCGCATGTCTGGGACGGCGCCTCCACCATTATCGACGAGGTGGTATTGCAGACCCCCCAAGAAGTCGACATCAACGCAGTGGTGTGCTCcgttggcggtggcggcctGCTCAGCGGCCTTGCGCAGGGCATCGCCCGGAACGAATGGTTCGGCCGGCCTACGCCGACGCTGATGGCGGTCGAGACCGTCGGGGCCGACAGCCTCAACGCCAGCGTGCGCGCCGGAGAGCACGTCACGCTCCCGGGTATCACGTCCATCGCGAGCTCGCTTGGCGCCACGCGTGTTGCGACCAAGGCGTGGGAGGTGGCACGCGACACCCCCGGCTTCCACAGCGTGACGGTGACCGATGCCGaggcggccacggcctgcgtgcgcttcgtcgacgatgcgcgGTTGGCCGTCGAGGCTTCCTGCGGTGCGACAATCGCGACGGTGTACAGCGGCACTCTGCGGAAGCAACTGGGCCATGGCGTATCGGATGAGGAGTGGGCGGAGAAGACCATCGTGCTCATCGTCTGCGGAGGGTCGAACGTCACCATGGAGATCTTGGACGGATACCGTGCCAAATTCGGCATTGCCATCTAG
- a CDS encoding DNA polymerase alpha/epsilon subunit B produces MVTLEEATALLQKPADAAAASSTLSRDPSRYKPLNSFALPKERSYQQQYADIYFLRLTSIRPAVDAAAAEAWDGTIIGGEEAKHVNRVLDVRQGELCWVTGTVYIDMALKPNILEDVSKDRWISAPISTDRYYSNEDDKDMIMLEDDSGRIRLVGDVLKSIHLVTGTIIGVLGSENANGELEVIDVKFPDLAPQPSRWTLTDSPSEDHNMSGTSTPSQRPSSKIAIVSGLSFSGGDASYALELTLLLEFLLGEALTPATQSSELAHVSRLIIAGNSIDSSTPTPTTTNPASKTSTNKKYGYDASAYNPLPSQLLDDFLADLLPSIPVTLIPGAEDPANASYPQQPIHPAMFPRSRPYCAAPGAKETGWLDTTTNPWEAEVDGWRVLGTGGQNVDDVFKYVDSDDRLGMMEAMCRWRCSAPTAPDTLWAYPFQDDDPFVMKEAPHLYFVGCQPEFSTKVIQGDNGQQVRLITVPSFAESKELVLVDTETLEVSKVKIMAATATAS; encoded by the exons ATGGTAACTCTCGAAGAAGCCACCGCGCTTCTCCAAAAGCCGGC cgatgccgccgccgcctcatcGACACTCAGTCGAGATCCCTCCCGCTACAAACCTCTCAACAGTTTCGCCCTGCCCAAGGAGCGCTCATACCAACAGCAGTATGCCGACATTTACTTCCTGCGTCTCACCTCTATTCGGCccgccgttgacgccgccgctgccgaggcCTGGGACGGCACCATCATTGGCggggaggaggccaagcACGTCAACCGTGTTCTTGACGTCCGTCAGGGCGAGCTCTGTTGGGTGACAGGCACCGTCTATATTGACATGGCTCTGAAGCCGAACATCCTCGAGGACGTTTCCAAGGAT CGCTGGATCTCAGCTCCCATATCTACGGACCGCTACTACTCGAATGAGGACGACAAGGACATGATAATGCTCGAGGATGACTCGGGTCGCATCCGCCTTGTTGGCGACGTCCTCAAGTCCATCCACCTCGTCACTGGCACAATCATCGGCGTTCTGGGATCCGAGAACGCAAACGGTGAGCTCGAGGTCATCGACGTCAAGTTTCCGGACCTCGCCCCGCAGCCTTCCCGCTGGACCCTTACCGACAGCCCTTCCGAAGACCACAACATGTCCGGCACCTCTACCCCGTCCCAACGACCCTCGTCCAAAATCGCCATTGTCTCGggcctctccttctcgggcggcgacgcATCCTATGCTCTCGAGCTCACCCTCCTTCTTGaattcctcctcggcgaggccctcACCCCTGCAACCCAGTCCTCAGAGCTCGCCCACGTGTCCCGCCTCATCATCGCGGGAAACTCCATCGACTCCTCTACCCCAacacccaccaccacgaACCCGGCCTCCAAGACGTCGACCAACAAGAAATACGGCTACGACGCCAGCGCCTACAACCCGCTCCCCAGCCAGCTCTTGGacgacttcctcgccgacctgctcccctccatccccgtcACCCTTatccccggcgccgaggaccccGCCAACGCGAGTTATCCACAGCAGCCCATCCATCCGGCCATGTTCCCGCGCTCGAGACCTTACTGCGCTGCGCCCGGCGCCAAGGAGACCGGTTGGCTCGACACCACGACGAACCCCTGGGAGGCCGAAGTGGACGGGTGGAGGgtcctcggcaccggcggccaGAATGTCGACGACGTGTTTAAGTACGTTGACAGTGACGACCGGCTGGGCATGATGGAGGCCATGTGCAGGTGGCGTTGCAGCGCACCTACCGCCCCCGACACACTTT GGGCCTACCCCTTCCAAGATGACGATCCCTTCGTCATGAAGGAAGCCCCCCACCTCTACTTCGTCGGGTGCCAGCCTGAGTTCTCGACAAAAGTCATTCAGGGCGACAACGGCCAGCAGGTCCGGCTCATCACCGTGCCATCTTTTGCAGAGAGCAAGGAGCTGGTTCTGGTAGACACGGAAACATTGGAGGTTTCCAAGGTCAAAATCATGGCGGCAACTGCGACAGCGTCATGA
- a CDS encoding ABC transporter, translating to MAQKSPTIDVTDLSYNFPGSTSGLKNISLSVPSRSRTLLIGANGAGKTTLLRLLAGKRLAPQGGISIAGIDPFKDGLEGVTYLGLEWVLNPIVRTDIGVVELLRSVGGDAYPDRRDELVSVLDIDTAWRMHAVSDGERRRVQLAMGLIRPWTILLLDEITVDLDVLSRAEFLGWLRRETEIRDCTIVYATHILDNLAGWPTHLVHMHLGTVREWDTAGKFIAGVEGGTGNSTLGELVLGWLRQDLKDRGPRSQAHIESEGKTYSAGGYGGYGDESDKLK from the coding sequence ATGGCTCAGAAATCCCCTACCATCGACGTGACTGATCTCAGCTACAACTTCCCAGGCTCCACCTCGGGCCTTAAGAACATCTCTCTCTCGGTGCCCTCGCGCTCGCGCAccctcctcatcggcgccaaTGGCGCTGGCAAGACtaccctcctccgcctccttgCCGGCAAGCGTCTGGCACCACAGGGTGGCATCTCCATCGCTGGTATCGATCCCTTCAAGGATgggctcgagggcgtcaccTACCTCGGCCTCGAATGGGTCCTGAACCCCATCGTCCGCACCGACATCGGCGTCGTTGAACTCCTCCgctccgtcggcggcgacgcctACCCCGACCGCCGCGATGAGCTCGTCtccgtcctcgacatcgacacTGCCTGGCGCATGCACGCCGTATCCGACGGCGAGCGTCGCCGTGTTCAGCTTGCCATGGGCCTCATCCGCCCTTGGACCAtcctcctgctcgacgagatcactgtcgacctcgacgtgCTCAGCCGTGCCGAGTTCCTGGGCTGGCTGCGCCGCGAGACCGAGATCCGGGACTGCACCATCGTCTACGCCACCCAcatcctcgacaacctcgccgGCTGGCCCACTCATCTCGTCCACATGCACCTCGGCACTGTGCGCGAGTGGGACACGGCCGGCAAGttcatcgccggcgtcgagggcggcaccGGTAACAGCACCCTCGGCGAACTGGTCCTGGGGTGGCTGCGCCAGGATCTGAAGGACCGCGGCCCGAGATCGCAGGCCCACATTGAGTCTGAGGGCAAGACCTATTCCGCTGGCGGCTACGGAGGCTACGGCGACGAATCTGATAAACTGAAATGA